One genomic window of Candidatus Kuenenia stuttgartiensis includes the following:
- a CDS encoding DUF4160 domain-containing protein encodes MPTILYINGWRIYFFANESNESIHVHCQKSEKRCKYWLDKELFEIEEAHSYNMNNKDKRIVRKIIFEHFDYIVEQWEKFEERKW; translated from the coding sequence ATGCCCACAATCTTATACATAAATGGTTGGAGGATTTACTTTTTTGCAAACGAAAGCAATGAGTCTATTCATGTGCATTGCCAGAAATCAGAGAAAAGATGCAAATACTGGCTTGATAAAGAGCTTTTTGAAATCGAAGAGGCGCATAGTTATAATATGAATAATAAAGACAAACGAATCGTGCGTAAAATTATTTTTGAACATTTCGACTACATCGTTGAGCAATGGGAGAAATTTGAAGAAAGGAAATGGTAA
- a CDS encoding DUF2442 domain-containing protein: MEKAHIVENLEITADEIRMKIDGKQHSFKIAEISQRLKKATQKEREYFEICPTGYGIHWPLIDEDLSIDGLLGIKHIPKRLKTKETTVK, translated from the coding sequence ATGGAAAAAGCTCATATAGTGGAAAACCTTGAAATCACCGCAGATGAAATTCGTATGAAGATAGACGGAAAACAACATTCGTTTAAGATAGCCGAGATATCGCAACGGCTGAAAAAAGCAACACAGAAAGAGCGAGAATACTTCGAGATATGCCCTACCGGGTACGGCATACATTGGCCGCTTATTGACGAAGATCTGTCAATTGACGGACTCCTTGGCATAAAGCACATACCGAAAAGGCTGAAAACAAAAGAAACTACGGTAAAATAA
- a CDS encoding PIN domain-containing protein, which yields MDYIKIFNKYRNKGVLIDSNLLILFFVGTYNQSTIQCFKRTQKYNIEDFELLESFIKYFKKVVTTPNILTEVSNLCGKLPEIFKLEFAKHIELLDEYYTPSRHISKLEHFKKYGLTDSGIINLVKGEYLVLSDDWPLVSFMQVKNIDTINFNHLRYVNWS from the coding sequence ATGGATTATATAAAAATTTTTAATAAATATCGTAATAAAGGCGTGCTGATAGATTCAAATCTCCTTATATTATTTTTTGTCGGCACATATAATCAATCGACCATTCAATGTTTTAAAAGAACGCAAAAATATAACATCGAAGATTTTGAACTATTAGAGTCCTTTATTAAGTATTTTAAAAAGGTAGTTACTACCCCTAACATTTTGACGGAGGTAAGCAATTTGTGTGGAAAGCTACCAGAGATATTTAAGTTAGAATTTGCTAAACATATTGAACTGTTAGATGAATATTATACTCCCAGTCGCCATATCAGTAAATTAGAACATTTTAAAAAGTACGGTCTTACGGATTCTGGTATTATAAATTTAGTGAAAGGGGAATACCTTGTTTTGTCAGATGATTGGCCACTTGTTAGTTTTATGCAGGTAAAAAATATTGATACAATAAATTTCAATCATTTAAGGTATGTCAATTGGAGTTAA
- a CDS encoding DUF7718 family protein, translated as MPVVRYDTEHGFAHRDLLDKEGIVKSIYFYKNLFFSCI; from the coding sequence CTGCCTGTGGTGAGATATGATACAGAACACGGTTTCGCCCATCGCGATTTATTAGACAAAGAAGGTATAGTAAAAAGCATTTATTTTTATAAAAATCTGTTTTTTTCTTGCATTTGA
- a CDS encoding IS630 family transposase — protein MNPFLSEKTRIEFKKAHKKEPHRRHADRIKAILLLDSGWSYEEVAEALLLDDQTIRNYEKLYKDKGFDGLLSDNYVGCMPKLTCEQEEQLKDHIRKNNYSAAKEIVEYVKQTFNKIYTPEGMVHTLDRLGFTYKKTTIVPGKANPEKQKEFIENYKQLKEEKAPGDKILFMDGVHPQHNSTSAYCWIEKGKKKEIPSNTGRKRINLNGAIDIETFEVTIREDESINAQSTIKLFHEIESRYAQAGTIYIISDNAKYYRSKLVKEYLANSRIKIKFLPSYSPNLNLIERLWKFFRKKILYNKYYDTYEKFKNKCLSFFKNINEYTDELSTLLTENFQIIGEQISKI, from the coding sequence ATGAATCCATTTCTCAGTGAAAAAACCCGAATAGAATTTAAAAAAGCACATAAGAAAGAGCCTCATAGACGTCATGCCGACCGAATCAAAGCTATACTTCTTCTTGATTCAGGATGGAGTTATGAAGAAGTAGCAGAAGCGCTCTTGTTAGACGATCAAACAATCAGGAATTACGAAAAACTATACAAAGATAAAGGTTTCGACGGGCTTTTATCTGACAATTATGTTGGCTGTATGCCAAAACTCACTTGCGAACAAGAAGAACAATTAAAAGATCATATCAGGAAAAACAACTATAGCGCGGCAAAAGAAATTGTTGAATATGTAAAACAGACATTCAATAAAATCTATACACCCGAAGGAATGGTACATACCCTCGATAGATTAGGCTTTACTTACAAGAAAACTACAATAGTTCCAGGCAAAGCAAACCCTGAAAAACAAAAAGAATTTATCGAAAACTACAAACAACTCAAAGAAGAGAAAGCCCCTGGAGATAAGATACTTTTTATGGATGGAGTTCATCCACAGCACAATTCTACGTCTGCATATTGCTGGATAGAGAAAGGCAAAAAGAAGGAAATACCCTCTAATACCGGCAGGAAAAGAATAAATTTAAACGGGGCTATTGACATAGAAACCTTTGAAGTAACAATCCGGGAAGATGAAAGCATCAATGCTCAATCAACAATAAAGCTTTTCCATGAAATAGAGTCAAGGTATGCTCAAGCCGGTACTATTTACATAATCTCTGATAATGCTAAATATTACAGGTCTAAGTTGGTCAAAGAATACCTTGCAAATTCGAGAATAAAGATCAAATTTCTCCCTTCCTATTCACCCAATTTAAATCTCATTGAAAGATTATGGAAATTCTTTCGCAAAAAAATATTGTATAACAAGTATTATGATACTTATGAGAAGTTTAAAAACAAATGTTTAAGTTTTTTCAAAAATATTAACGAGTATACAGATGAATTGTCTACTCTTTTAACTGAAAATTTTCAAATTATTGGCGAGCAAATTTCGAAAATCTGA
- a CDS encoding DUF7718 family protein produces the protein MFDYNKQKTPIFVKDYNEALTFAEYDIKSNWKLYKQTFLGGTEYEGKK, from the coding sequence TTGTTTGACTATAATAAGCAAAAAACACCTATATTTGTCAAAGATTATAATGAGGCATTGACTTTTGCTGAGTACGATATTAAATCGAATTGGAAACTGTATAAACAAACCTTCTTAGGAGGTACAGAGTATGAAGGGAAAAAGTAA
- a CDS encoding DUF5647 family protein — protein MKGKSKDFFMRNSGLSTEFSKYILDHPEMDELLTEEKVIIFLPEFDPELKKFNLTMAKEIEAGGGKVTYVKVKQLSPKVQSRLVGVEIGGDLGSHLKY, from the coding sequence ATGAAGGGAAAAAGTAAGGATTTTTTTATGAGGAACTCTGGATTAAGCACAGAGTTTAGTAAATATATTTTAGACCATCCTGAGATGGATGAACTTTTAACAGAAGAAAAAGTAATTATATTTCTGCCAGAATTCGACCCTGAGCTTAAAAAATTTAATCTCACTATGGCAAAAGAGATCGAGGCCGGAGGAGGAAAAGTTACCTATGTGAAAGTAAAGCAGTTATCTCCAAAGGTTCAATCGAGATTAGTTGGAGTAGAAATAGGAGGAGACTTGGGGTCGCATCTTAAATATTAA
- a CDS encoding helix-turn-helix domain-containing protein, with amino-acid sequence MSRILLLDSGWSYEEVAEALLLDDQTIRNYEKLYKDKGSDGLLSDNYVGCVPKLTCEQKVE; translated from the coding sequence ATGTCAAGAATTCTTCTTCTTGATTCAGGATGGAGTTATGAAGAAGTAGCAGAGGCGCTCTTGTTAGACGATCAAACAATCAGGAATTACGAAAAACTATACAAAGATAAAGGTTCTGACGGGCTTTTATCTGACAATTATGTTGGCTGTGTACCAAAACTCACCTGCGAACAAAAGGTGGAGTAG